A section of the Rossellomorea marisflavi genome encodes:
- a CDS encoding hemolysin family protein yields the protein MSIDLLFLLILMILNAFFAASEIALISMNDTKIKLLAEQGDKKAGLLVNLLAEPSRFLATIQVGITLAGFLASAFAAGSFAGRMADLLHDWGVPLSQRILETVSVVIITIILSYFTLVIGELVPKRIAMQRPEPISMFVARPLSILSALTYPFVKLLTLSTNGILRLFGIDPDAHDEEVTEEEIRMMVDVGKERGTIQDTEKTMINNIFEFDNTTVSMIMVHRTNVTALSADADFEEVVHFVNQEKFTRFPVYEEDIDHITGVLHVKDILQYMETGVKEDFDLKRVSRSPYFVPESRMTDELFQDLQLNKVHLAVVLDEFGGTAGIVTLEDLLEEIVGDIYDEYDDEEEGYEQIDERVYEFEGTTNLHDAERILETDLPSGEFDTVSGFIISELGEIPEPGAAVEFERITFKVLEVDEKRINRVLITLPEDE from the coding sequence TTGTCAATCGACCTTTTATTCCTGCTCATCCTGATGATCCTGAATGCCTTTTTTGCCGCTTCTGAAATCGCCCTCATATCCATGAATGATACGAAGATCAAACTGCTTGCAGAGCAGGGGGATAAAAAAGCGGGGCTGCTCGTGAACCTGCTTGCGGAGCCGAGCCGTTTCCTCGCCACCATCCAGGTGGGCATCACCCTTGCAGGTTTCCTAGCGAGCGCATTCGCTGCAGGAAGCTTTGCGGGAAGGATGGCAGATCTGCTTCATGACTGGGGAGTCCCCCTTTCCCAGAGGATCCTTGAAACCGTGTCTGTCGTGATCATCACGATCATCCTGTCCTACTTCACCCTTGTGATCGGAGAACTTGTGCCGAAGCGCATCGCCATGCAGCGCCCGGAGCCGATCTCCATGTTCGTGGCGAGGCCGCTGTCGATCCTGTCTGCCTTGACGTATCCATTTGTGAAGCTCTTGACGCTGTCGACGAACGGCATCCTGCGATTATTCGGGATCGACCCTGATGCACATGATGAAGAGGTCACCGAGGAAGAAATCCGCATGATGGTGGATGTGGGCAAGGAGCGGGGGACCATCCAGGATACAGAGAAGACCATGATCAACAATATATTTGAGTTTGATAATACAACTGTTTCCATGATCATGGTCCACCGCACCAACGTGACGGCCCTGTCGGCCGATGCCGACTTCGAGGAAGTGGTCCATTTCGTCAATCAGGAGAAGTTCACGCGCTTTCCTGTATATGAAGAAGATATCGATCATATCACGGGCGTGCTTCATGTGAAGGATATCCTTCAGTATATGGAGACGGGGGTAAAGGAAGACTTCGATCTGAAACGGGTGAGCCGTTCTCCTTATTTTGTCCCGGAATCGAGGATGACCGATGAACTGTTCCAGGACCTGCAGTTGAACAAAGTCCATTTGGCCGTCGTGCTGGATGAATTCGGCGGCACGGCCGGGATCGTGACGTTGGAAGATCTCTTAGAGGAAATCGTCGGAGATATTTATGATGAGTATGATGATGAAGAAGAGGGGTATGAGCAGATCGATGAGAGGGTCTATGAATTCGAGGGGACGACGAATCTTCATGACGCTGAACGGATCCTCGAGACCGATCTTCCGAGCGGGGAATTTGATACAGTGAGCGGCTTCATCATCAGCGAGCTTGGCGAGATCCCCGAACCGGGTGCGGCAGTGGAGTTTGAGCGGATCACCTTCAAAGTACTCGAAGTGGACGAAAAGAGAATCAATCGGGTGTTGATCACCTTGCCCGAGGATGAATGA
- a CDS encoding putative motility protein: protein MNLSSIMSRQVAELQHTVSLSLMKTQMATQAAQAVVMLQDMKEASHPHKGTVIDQKG from the coding sequence ATGAACCTATCGTCCATCATGTCGCGTCAAGTAGCAGAGCTGCAGCATACGGTGAGTCTCAGCCTTATGAAGACTCAGATGGCCACCCAGGCAGCACAGGCGGTCGTCATGCTTCAGGACATGAAAGAAGCATCACACCCTCATAAAGGCACCGTGATCGATCAGAAAGGGTAG
- the ytzI gene encoding YtzI protein, with protein MSVTLVLIISIAICILVIFISALTTSKAYTSVKHTVDPIENNPHLEHMEKEDDQKKEEPKT; from the coding sequence ATGTCAGTGACTTTAGTGCTGATCATTTCCATCGCCATCTGCATCCTCGTGATTTTCATCAGTGCCCTCACGACATCAAAGGCCTATACATCCGTCAAACATACCGTGGATCCCATTGAAAACAATCCGCATCTTGAGCATATGGAAAAGGAAGACGATCAAAAGAAGGAAGAGCCGAAAACATGA
- a CDS encoding S-ribosylhomocysteine lyase yields MPSVESFELDHNAVKAPYVRHCGVHKVGSDGLVNKFDIRFCQPNKQAMKPDTIHTLEHLLAFTIREYAEPYKHFDIIDISPMGCQTGYYLVVSGEPTVEEIIDLLHATMEDAITIEEIPAANEKQCGQAKLHDLDGAKKLMKFWLGQSKEDLKQVFA; encoded by the coding sequence ATGCCTTCAGTAGAAAGCTTTGAATTGGACCATAATGCAGTAAAAGCACCTTACGTCCGCCACTGCGGCGTTCACAAAGTGGGGAGCGACGGACTTGTGAATAAGTTTGACATCCGTTTCTGTCAGCCGAATAAACAGGCCATGAAGCCGGATACGATCCATACTCTTGAGCATCTTCTCGCCTTCACCATCCGTGAATATGCTGAGCCATATAAACACTTCGATATCATCGACATTTCCCCGATGGGATGCCAAACCGGCTATTACCTCGTGGTGAGCGGAGAGCCGACTGTGGAAGAGATCATTGATCTTCTTCATGCTACGATGGAAGACGCCATCACGATCGAGGAAATTCCTGCAGCCAATGAAAAACAATGCGGCCAGGCGAAGCTTCATGATCTCGATGGAGCGAAAAAACTTATGAAATTCTGGTTGGGTCAAAGCAAGGAAGATCTTAAACAGGTATTTGCGTAA
- the yidD gene encoding membrane protein insertion efficiency factor YidD, whose product MKRLLLILFKIYQKVISPLKPPTCRFYPTCSHYGITAVSRFGALKGGYLTVRRIVKCHPFHPGGIDEVPEEWPPEKDHVH is encoded by the coding sequence ATGAAACGATTACTTCTCATCTTATTCAAGATCTATCAAAAAGTCATCTCACCACTGAAGCCTCCCACCTGTCGCTTTTACCCGACCTGTTCCCACTACGGCATCACGGCCGTGAGTCGGTTCGGTGCCTTGAAGGGCGGATACCTCACCGTCAGGCGCATCGTGAAATGCCACCCCTTCCATCCGGGCGGCATCGATGAAGTACCCGAGGAATGGCCCCCCGAGAAGGATCATGTCCACTAG
- a CDS encoding metal ABC transporter solute-binding protein, Zn/Mn family, whose amino-acid sequence MKYIRKSWLIALVLILSACGASSSDGDGKKKDVLEVHTTVYPLEDFTKRIGGDHVKVESVYPPGSDEHSYEPSQKDMIDMADGDVFFYIGLGLEGFVDKSKSILENEDVKVVATSEGIDLESHEGHDHDAHEEGEDHEEEGHDHGDDGHHHGDTDPHIWLDPVYAQQIAQNIADTLSAEMPEHKDEFQANLKDLDADLKKLDEDFHEMADAAPKKTFFVSHAAYNYWAERYGLNQKSIAGLNTSDEPSQKELKAIIDQGKKENIQYIMFEQNVSSRLTEVVQKELGAEALTLHNLAVLTPEDEKNNEDYFSLMNRNIDTLKKALN is encoded by the coding sequence TTGAAGTATATTCGTAAAAGTTGGCTCATTGCCCTTGTGCTCATTTTATCCGCTTGCGGTGCTTCATCTTCGGATGGAGATGGAAAGAAAAAAGATGTTCTGGAGGTACATACCACGGTGTATCCCCTTGAGGACTTCACCAAACGGATCGGCGGGGATCACGTAAAAGTAGAGAGTGTTTATCCACCTGGATCTGATGAACATTCCTATGAACCATCTCAAAAGGATATGATCGACATGGCCGATGGGGATGTATTCTTTTATATCGGACTGGGACTGGAAGGCTTCGTAGATAAATCCAAATCCATCCTTGAAAACGAAGACGTAAAAGTCGTGGCAACAAGCGAAGGAATCGACCTCGAATCCCATGAGGGGCACGATCACGATGCCCATGAAGAGGGAGAAGATCATGAAGAGGAAGGGCACGACCACGGTGATGACGGTCATCACCACGGAGATACGGACCCACATATCTGGCTCGATCCCGTATACGCCCAGCAGATCGCTCAAAACATTGCGGATACCCTCTCTGCCGAAATGCCTGAGCATAAAGATGAGTTCCAGGCGAATCTCAAAGATCTTGACGCAGATTTGAAAAAGCTCGATGAAGACTTCCACGAAATGGCGGATGCCGCTCCGAAGAAGACCTTCTTCGTTTCACATGCGGCCTATAACTACTGGGCCGAGCGCTATGGACTGAACCAAAAATCGATCGCCGGCTTGAACACTTCTGATGAACCTTCCCAAAAAGAGCTGAAAGCCATCATCGATCAAGGAAAGAAAGAAAACATCCAATACATCATGTTCGAACAGAATGTATCGTCCCGCCTGACAGAGGTCGTCCAGAAGGAGCTGGGTGCAGAAGCCCTGACGCTTCATAATCTCGCCGTTCTGACCCCTGAAGATGAGAAGAACAACGAAGACTATTTCTCCTTGATGAACCGGAACATCGATACGCTCAAAAAAGCATTGAACTGA
- a CDS encoding cytochrome ubiquinol oxidase subunit I, producing the protein MDELVIARSMFGTTMAFHIIFATLGVGIPLMILISEIVYQRTNDLDYQIMAKRWTKAFAVLLGVGIPTGTIAGVQLSLLWPGFMEVIGRVMALPFQIEIYAFFIEALFMSIYVYAANRIAPWMRIVSLVLVCIGGLASAVLITNVHAFEGTPAGFEMINGEIRNVEPWKAFFNPSFFVTAGHVALSAYVVGSFTIASVSAFKMLRNPFGSRVYKFHQKSLMICLAVGGVFALLTALNGHESAQKLHEYQPEKLAAAEGLFETQDHAPLSIGGFTDRENQEVKWGIEVPWALSFLAGNSFDTEVIGLNDFPEEYWPPLFVHTLFNAMVGIGSLLIVIALGAFAWKKWLKKDRFPKWMMWIFVAGGPLSILAIEFGWIFACTGRQPWTIYRILSTEDSVTTTGNLAVLFGLFITIYAILAVSVVLVLLYYFKRNPPEKDIQKAESKQKDIPLST; encoded by the coding sequence ATGGATGAATTAGTGATTGCAAGGTCCATGTTCGGTACGACCATGGCCTTTCATATTATCTTTGCAACACTTGGCGTCGGGATCCCTCTGATGATCCTGATCTCCGAAATCGTGTACCAACGGACCAATGATCTTGATTATCAGATCATGGCCAAAAGATGGACGAAGGCATTCGCCGTTCTTCTTGGCGTCGGGATTCCCACCGGTACCATTGCCGGGGTCCAGCTTTCCCTATTATGGCCTGGCTTCATGGAAGTCATCGGGCGGGTCATGGCCCTCCCGTTCCAAATCGAAATCTATGCGTTCTTCATTGAAGCCCTGTTCATGAGTATCTATGTTTACGCGGCGAACCGGATCGCACCGTGGATGAGGATCGTCAGTCTCGTCCTTGTTTGTATAGGTGGTCTTGCCTCCGCCGTCCTGATCACCAATGTCCATGCGTTCGAAGGGACGCCTGCAGGTTTCGAGATGATCAATGGAGAGATCCGGAACGTTGAACCTTGGAAAGCATTCTTCAACCCGAGTTTCTTCGTCACAGCAGGTCATGTCGCTCTATCAGCCTATGTGGTCGGTTCATTCACGATTGCTTCTGTATCGGCATTCAAAATGCTTCGTAACCCGTTTGGATCCAGGGTGTATAAGTTTCACCAAAAATCCCTGATGATTTGTCTGGCCGTCGGGGGAGTCTTTGCATTGCTCACCGCTCTGAACGGTCATGAGTCAGCTCAAAAGCTGCATGAATATCAGCCTGAAAAACTCGCTGCAGCCGAAGGACTATTCGAAACCCAGGATCACGCCCCCCTTTCCATCGGTGGCTTCACCGATCGTGAAAACCAGGAAGTGAAATGGGGGATTGAGGTCCCGTGGGCACTGAGCTTTCTTGCCGGTAATAGCTTTGATACCGAAGTCATCGGACTGAATGATTTTCCAGAAGAATACTGGCCACCTTTATTCGTCCACACCCTTTTCAACGCAATGGTCGGAATCGGTTCCCTTCTCATCGTCATCGCCCTTGGAGCTTTTGCATGGAAGAAATGGCTGAAGAAGGACCGCTTCCCGAAATGGATGATGTGGATATTCGTGGCGGGAGGCCCGTTGTCGATCCTTGCCATCGAATTCGGTTGGATCTTCGCTTGTACCGGCCGCCAGCCCTGGACCATCTACCGGATCCTGAGTACAGAGGACTCCGTCACGACAACGGGTAATCTCGCCGTGCTGTTCGGACTATTCATCACGATCTATGCGATCCTCGCCGTATCCGTGGTGCTTGTGCTCCTTTACTACTTCAAACGGAACCCGCCTGAAAAGGATATCCAAAAAGCCGAGAGCAAACAGAAAGACATTCCATTATCCACTTGA
- a CDS encoding cytochrome d ubiquinol oxidase subunit II, with product MTQSLIAIIILWGFVFIYAVMATMDFGAGFWSMLYINNEKTKATNIANRYLSPTWEVTNTFIVALVVAVYSMFPGAAYSLGTVLLVPGSLILLLLAIRSAFLVFSHVADDYYKPLTYITGITGILIPGLIISVLPISHGSYIDFDNGQELDLGKLFTSPHEFAFFGFAVASTLFLSSLLLADYSKTSKEYEAFKVYRRDAMIIGPISVLMAFLIMWTMKSEAAWLYDRMLEDRNLLLISLLGFVIAGAALFLPTNKEGMKGMPRVAVIAVICQYVIASYVYGKAHLPYIIYPEVTVQSGFTDPDSFRAVFFTYIAGFVILFPGFVYFWSLFMNDKRYLRQKED from the coding sequence ATGACCCAATCACTCATAGCCATCATCATACTCTGGGGATTCGTCTTCATCTACGCCGTCATGGCCACGATGGACTTTGGTGCCGGATTCTGGTCGATGCTCTATATCAATAATGAAAAAACAAAGGCGACGAATATCGCCAACCGCTATCTGTCTCCGACCTGGGAAGTGACCAATACGTTCATCGTCGCCCTGGTCGTGGCTGTCTACAGCATGTTCCCAGGCGCCGCCTACTCCCTCGGGACGGTCCTCCTAGTCCCCGGGAGCCTGATCCTCCTGCTCTTGGCCATACGAAGCGCCTTCCTGGTGTTCTCTCATGTGGCGGACGACTACTACAAACCGCTGACGTACATCACCGGGATCACCGGAATTCTGATCCCGGGTCTGATCATCAGCGTGCTGCCGATTTCCCACGGCTCGTACATTGACTTCGACAACGGGCAGGAGCTGGATTTAGGGAAACTTTTCACCAGCCCGCATGAATTTGCCTTTTTCGGCTTTGCCGTCGCCAGCACCCTGTTCCTTTCATCCCTGCTTCTTGCCGACTACTCCAAAACGTCGAAGGAGTACGAAGCTTTCAAGGTCTACCGCAGGGATGCCATGATCATCGGCCCGATCTCCGTCCTCATGGCCTTTTTGATCATGTGGACCATGAAATCCGAAGCGGCCTGGCTCTATGACCGGATGCTTGAGGATCGTAACCTGCTCCTCATTTCCCTTCTCGGGTTTGTGATCGCAGGAGCCGCCCTTTTCCTCCCTACCAATAAGGAAGGAATGAAGGGGATGCCCCGCGTAGCCGTCATTGCGGTCATCTGTCAATATGTCATCGCGAGCTACGTCTACGGCAAGGCCCATCTTCCGTATATCATCTATCCGGAAGTGACCGTCCAATCAGGCTTCACAGATCCCGACTCCTTCAGGGCCGTCTTCTTCACCTACATCGCAGGATTTGTCATCTTGTTCCCAGGTTTCGTCTACTTCTGGAGCTTGTTCATGAATGATAAGCGCTACTTGCGGCAAAAAGAAGACTGA
- a CDS encoding 2'-5' RNA ligase family protein, protein MYAVVAVFNPELERAIIEVWDELKEKGISAYASQVRDRRPHITLGDFPELDPVRFSEDFVHHYHDHSPIEVRLASIGSFIRTGILYYSPVLSEELTALHRDFHRQFLLPDGNESSLYRPGSWIPHCTIANRLSPDEQLKAFQLVKDREIPQGTIAGLSLLDLRVQGEAPEIATVSFGEQTAGTKVV, encoded by the coding sequence ATGTACGCGGTCGTCGCCGTCTTCAATCCCGAACTGGAGAGGGCAATCATCGAGGTGTGGGATGAGCTGAAGGAAAAGGGGATCAGCGCCTATGCGTCACAAGTAAGAGACAGGCGCCCCCATATCACTCTGGGAGACTTTCCAGAGCTGGATCCGGTAAGGTTCTCTGAAGATTTCGTTCATCATTACCACGATCATTCACCGATTGAGGTAAGGCTTGCGAGCATCGGCTCTTTCATCCGTACCGGGATCCTTTATTATTCTCCTGTACTTTCAGAAGAATTGACCGCTCTTCATCGCGATTTTCACAGACAATTCCTGCTCCCTGATGGGAATGAATCTTCCCTTTATCGCCCCGGGAGCTGGATCCCCCACTGTACGATTGCCAACCGCCTTTCGCCCGACGAGCAGCTGAAGGCATTTCAGCTTGTAAAGGATCGGGAAATCCCTCAAGGGACGATCGCGGGCCTTTCCCTCCTTGATCTGAGGGTGCAGGGGGAAGCACCGGAGATTGCCACCGTATCCTTTGGAGAACAAACCGCTGGGACAAAAGTGGTTTAG
- a CDS encoding DUF664 domain-containing protein, with translation MAERRYIIETVEPFESEVGRLVSMLEYTRYTTLREVEGLTVKQLDTKVEGCDNTIGMLLLHMASVEEAFQIMTFGDRDLKDEEWSRLESGLDLMVIEENEVAFYVDRLAEVRKRTLELFAGVGDEWLDRQSPFGWDHPANHYFKWFHVFEDELNHRGQIRLIVKQLKKMEAN, from the coding sequence ATGGCTGAAAGAAGATATATCATTGAAACGGTTGAACCGTTCGAATCCGAGGTTGGCAGGCTGGTTTCCATGTTGGAATACACAAGGTACACCACGCTTCGGGAAGTGGAAGGGTTGACAGTGAAGCAGCTCGATACAAAGGTCGAAGGCTGCGACAATACAATCGGTATGCTTCTCCTCCATATGGCCAGTGTGGAAGAAGCCTTTCAGATCATGACGTTCGGTGACAGGGACTTGAAAGATGAAGAATGGAGCCGCCTTGAATCGGGGCTTGATCTCATGGTGATTGAAGAAAATGAGGTTGCTTTTTATGTGGACCGTCTGGCCGAAGTGCGCAAGCGGACGCTGGAATTATTCGCAGGGGTCGGGGATGAGTGGCTCGACAGGCAATCCCCATTTGGCTGGGATCATCCGGCCAATCACTATTTCAAGTGGTTCCACGTGTTTGAAGATGAGCTTAATCACCGCGGCCAGATCCGTTTGATCGTCAAACAGCTCAAGAAAATGGAGGCTAACTGA
- a CDS encoding SDR family oxidoreductase: MKESSSIALVTGVSRDKGIGAAICRILARDGMDIFFTHWGAYDEEDGCGKEEDFPSAFARELEALGVRAAHMEADLSKQDAPAFILGAATQSLGFPKVLINNATYESPTDFRTMTMETLEMHFQVNNRGTIMLSVEFARRFEEVYEEAEDGRIVFMVSKGPDPHNLAYTATKGMLAAITEPLATALAPVGITVNSVDPGPTDSGWITDEIREKLLPLFPSGRIGTPEDAASLIRFLASEDSRWVTGQVLRSEGGFLGK, encoded by the coding sequence ATGAAGGAATCATCATCGATTGCCCTCGTCACCGGAGTGAGCCGCGATAAAGGAATAGGAGCAGCCATCTGCCGGATCCTTGCAAGGGACGGGATGGACATCTTCTTTACGCATTGGGGTGCATATGACGAGGAAGATGGATGCGGAAAAGAAGAAGATTTTCCTTCTGCCTTTGCAAGGGAGTTGGAAGCCCTTGGCGTGCGGGCCGCTCATATGGAAGCGGATCTGAGCAAACAGGACGCACCGGCCTTCATTTTGGGAGCCGCCACACAGAGCCTGGGCTTCCCCAAGGTGCTGATCAATAATGCCACTTATGAGTCGCCGACTGATTTCAGGACGATGACGATGGAGACGCTTGAGATGCATTTTCAGGTGAACAACCGTGGGACGATCATGCTGTCGGTGGAGTTTGCCAGGCGTTTCGAAGAGGTCTATGAGGAAGCAGAGGACGGGCGCATCGTATTCATGGTGTCGAAGGGCCCGGACCCTCATAATCTTGCCTATACGGCTACCAAAGGGATGCTTGCAGCCATAACGGAGCCCCTGGCTACAGCACTTGCACCGGTGGGGATCACGGTGAACAGTGTTGATCCCGGCCCGACCGATTCCGGATGGATCACCGATGAGATCAGGGAGAAGCTCCTTCCTCTCTTTCCATCTGGGCGCATCGGGACACCGGAAGATGCAGCGAGCCTGATCCGCTTCCTTGCTTCTGAGGATTCCAGGTGGGTGACGGGGCAGGTGCTCCGCTCCGAAGGTGGATTTTTAGGGAAATAG
- a CDS encoding NUDIX domain-containing protein: MSIRNSAKALFMKEGAVLLTKNQDEEGFFYLFPGGGQEKGETLEEAVVRECQEEIGSTVRVGPLKHVREYIGKNHEHAFDAGFQQVEFYFECHLLGEEGYEPTNPDSHQVGIEWVSLDEWDGLRIYPKALGEYIKGHRSGVYVGDIN, encoded by the coding sequence ATGAGTATACGCAATTCAGCCAAGGCCCTGTTCATGAAGGAAGGGGCGGTCCTGCTCACAAAAAATCAGGATGAAGAAGGATTCTTCTATCTTTTCCCCGGTGGAGGACAGGAAAAAGGGGAAACACTGGAAGAGGCCGTCGTCCGCGAATGCCAAGAAGAGATCGGCAGCACAGTAAGGGTCGGTCCTTTGAAGCATGTGAGGGAATATATCGGAAAAAACCATGAGCATGCCTTCGATGCAGGATTTCAACAGGTGGAGTTCTACTTTGAATGTCATCTCCTCGGTGAAGAGGGCTACGAGCCGACGAATCCCGACAGCCATCAAGTGGGGATTGAATGGGTGAGCCTCGATGAGTGGGACGGTTTGCGAATTTACCCAAAAGCACTGGGGGAATACATAAAAGGACATCGCTCCGGGGTGTATGTGGGCGATATCAATTGA
- the menC gene encoding o-succinylbenzoate synthase produces the protein MKLKAITLSVVSMPLKKPFTTHLQTVSEREGIIIEAVDSEGLTGLGECVAFSTPWYTEETVKGAHHILKDVLIPLLLKEDLRHPEECGRLFSGVRGNAMAKASLEMAVWDLYARQSGQPLWAVIGGTRQEVLAGAVVPAGGIGEMVQRTSELMEEGYGRIKIKISPDEDEGIVRELRRTFPDLPLMADANSAYTLDDLPRLKRLDQYDLLMIEQPLGVDDIVEHSMLQKELSTPICLDESIVSPHDMKSAIALQACGVVNIKLGRVGGYSQALDIYHQCRDSGLSVWCGGMIEFGVSRAHNIVLSTLEGFNLPGDLSSSATYWEQDLITEPITVHHGRIPRKNGAGIGVELDQRRMEEITFHKEIISE, from the coding sequence ATGAAGCTTAAAGCCATTACATTATCCGTTGTCAGCATGCCGTTAAAAAAGCCGTTTACGACCCATCTGCAGACGGTATCAGAAAGAGAAGGGATCATCATCGAAGCTGTGGATTCAGAAGGACTTACAGGGCTTGGTGAATGTGTGGCCTTCTCGACCCCATGGTATACGGAGGAAACGGTCAAGGGGGCCCATCATATCCTCAAGGATGTCCTCATCCCCCTCTTGTTGAAAGAGGACCTTCGCCATCCTGAAGAATGCGGCCGGTTATTCAGCGGGGTCCGGGGGAATGCCATGGCAAAAGCATCCCTTGAAATGGCCGTCTGGGATCTCTATGCCCGTCAGTCAGGGCAGCCCCTTTGGGCCGTGATCGGAGGCACCAGGCAGGAAGTGCTCGCCGGAGCCGTAGTGCCTGCAGGTGGTATCGGCGAGATGGTCCAGCGCACATCTGAGCTGATGGAGGAAGGGTACGGGCGGATCAAGATCAAGATCTCACCGGATGAAGACGAAGGGATCGTCAGGGAACTGCGCAGGACGTTCCCGGATCTTCCCCTCATGGCAGATGCCAATTCCGCCTACACCCTTGATGATCTTCCACGTTTGAAAAGGCTTGATCAATACGATCTCCTGATGATCGAACAGCCTCTTGGCGTCGACGACATCGTCGAGCATTCGATGCTTCAGAAAGAGCTTTCCACGCCGATCTGCCTTGATGAAAGCATCGTTTCTCCCCACGATATGAAAAGCGCGATTGCTTTGCAGGCATGCGGCGTCGTGAACATCAAGCTTGGACGGGTAGGGGGATACTCCCAGGCACTTGATATTTATCATCAATGCCGTGATAGCGGGCTTTCCGTCTGGTGCGGCGGGATGATCGAGTTCGGCGTCTCCCGTGCCCATAACATTGTTTTATCCACCCTTGAAGGGTTCAATCTGCCAGGCGATCTCTCCTCTTCAGCTACCTACTGGGAACAGGATCTGATTACAGAGCCGATTACGGTGCACCACGGAAGGATCCCGCGGAAAAACGGAGCGGGCATCGGGGTGGAGCTGGATCAGAGGCGGATGGAGGAAATCACGTTCCACAAGGAAATCATCTCGGAATAA